A portion of the uncultured Bacteroides sp. genome contains these proteins:
- a CDS encoding zinc ABC transporter substrate-binding protein yields the protein MKPFFILYSFALLLLTSCNGQPKKEKNDKRIIMVTMEPQRFFTEAIAGEKFNIESMVPKGSSPETYDPTPQQLTQLSKSEAYFRIGYIGFEQSWMERLTDNAPHMNVFDTSKGVELIHETGHDHGDHHHPGGIEPHIWSSTVNAQIIAKNTFNALCTLDKKNEAYYLKRYSSLSQRITRTDSIIRNLFTSSHDHTFMIYHPALSYFARDYGLHQICIEEGGKEPSPAHLKHLIDICKTEGVRVIFVQPEFDHRNAEIISKQTGAKIVPVNPIDYDWEKEMIHIAKSLCK from the coding sequence ATGAAACCATTCTTCATCCTTTATTCATTCGCTCTTTTACTCCTCACCAGTTGCAACGGACAACCGAAAAAAGAGAAAAACGATAAACGAATCATCATGGTTACCATGGAGCCACAGCGTTTCTTCACGGAAGCCATTGCCGGTGAAAAGTTCAACATAGAAAGTATGGTACCCAAAGGAAGCAGCCCCGAGACATACGATCCTACACCCCAACAGTTAACTCAGTTGAGTAAAAGCGAAGCTTATTTTCGTATCGGATACATCGGTTTTGAACAATCCTGGATGGAACGCCTAACAGATAATGCACCTCACATGAATGTTTTTGATACATCAAAAGGAGTAGAATTGATCCATGAAACCGGACACGACCATGGAGATCATCATCATCCGGGAGGAATAGAGCCACATATCTGGAGTTCAACCGTGAATGCCCAGATCATTGCCAAAAACACCTTCAATGCCCTCTGCACACTCGACAAAAAAAATGAAGCATACTATTTGAAGCGTTATAGTTCATTGTCTCAACGTATTACACGTACAGACAGCATCATCCGTAACCTCTTTACTTCCTCTCATGACCATACATTTATGATTTATCATCCTGCTCTATCCTATTTCGCACGCGATTACGGATTACACCAAATATGTATTGAAGAGGGAGGGAAAGAGCCTTCGCCGGCTCATTTAAAGCATTTGATAGACATTTGCAAGACCGAAGGAGTGCGAGTTATTTTTGTACAACCGGAATTCGATCATCGCAATGCAGAAATTATATCCAAGCAAACAGGAGCAAAAATAGTCCCTGTAAATCCTATTGACTACGATTGGGAAAAAGAAATGATACACATAGCAAAATCTCTTTGTAAATGA
- a CDS encoding ABC transporter ATP-binding protein, which yields MSENQSLLIQIESLSAAYENRTVLHDIDLSIYEKDFLGIIGPNGGGKTTLIKTILGLLKPSAGKINFYDNGQQVDNISMGYLPQYNSIDRKFPISVEEVILSGLSSKKSLIGPFTHEHRSKVRQVIARMGLEGLEHRAIGQLSGGQLQRALLGRAIASDPQVVILDEPSTYIDQQFEARLYELLSEINHDCAIILVSHDIGTVLQNVKSIACVNETLDYHPDTGVTPEWLERNFHCPIELVGHGGLPHRILGKHQH from the coding sequence ATGAGCGAAAATCAATCACTTCTGATTCAGATAGAGTCTCTTTCTGCCGCATACGAAAACCGAACCGTATTGCACGATATTGATTTGTCCATCTATGAAAAAGATTTCTTAGGTATTATCGGTCCTAATGGCGGTGGAAAAACAACGCTAATTAAGACCATTTTGGGCTTACTGAAACCCTCTGCAGGAAAAATCAATTTCTATGATAACGGACAACAAGTAGACAATATCTCTATGGGATATCTACCTCAATATAACAGCATCGACCGTAAGTTTCCCATTTCGGTAGAAGAGGTTATATTATCAGGGCTCAGTTCCAAAAAATCGTTGATAGGCCCGTTCACTCATGAGCACCGTAGCAAAGTGCGCCAAGTCATAGCACGTATGGGACTGGAAGGGCTGGAACATCGAGCTATCGGTCAACTTAGCGGGGGACAGTTACAGCGTGCCTTGTTGGGTCGTGCCATTGCTTCCGATCCTCAAGTGGTGATTCTTGATGAACCAAGCACCTACATTGACCAACAATTCGAAGCACGTCTCTACGAATTGTTGTCTGAAATCAATCATGACTGCGCTATCATACTTGTTAGCCACGACATTGGAACTGTCCTACAAAATGTAAAATCCATAGCTTGTGTAAACGAGACACTGGACTATCATCCAGATACCGGTGTCACTCCGGAGTGGTTAGAACGTAACTTTCACTGTCCCATTGAGTTGGTAGGTCATGGAGGGTTACCTCACAGAATATTGGGTAAGCATCAGCATTAA
- a CDS encoding DUF2723 domain-containing protein: protein MKQFKTVNNLAGWLTFIIAATVYCLTIEPTASFWDCPEFITTGYKLEVGHPPGAPFFMLTANLFTQFVNDPSLVAKMVNYMSALMSGTCILFLFWSITHLVRKLVVKDENNITLGQMITIIGSGLVGALVYTFSDTFWFSAVEGEVYAFSSLFTALVFWLILKWEDVADQPHSDRWIILIAYLTGLSIGVHLLNLLCLPAIVLVYYYKKNPNANAKGSLLALLGSGVLVAAVLYGIVPGVVKVGGWFELLFVNSFGMPFNAGVIVYVIILAAAIIWGVYESYTEGSRTRMNISFLTTIALLGIPFYGHGASSIIIGLIVLGALGIYLFAKLNQKYQISARTMNTALLSMMMIMIGYSSYALIVIRSIANPPMDQNSPEDIFTLGEYLGREQYGTRPLFYGPAYSSRVALDKQDGYCVPHESESVTKYIRKEKTSATEKDSYVEIPGRVEYEYAQNMFFPRMYSSQHATQYKQWMDIKGYDVPYDQCGEMVMINMPTQWENIKFFFSYQMNFMYWRYFMWNFAGRQNDIQSSGEIEHGNWITGISFIDNMLVGNQQLLPQDLKNNKGHNVFYCLPLLLGIIGLLWQAYRGQKGVQQFWVVFFLFFMTGIAIVLYLNQTPSQPRERDYAYAGSFYAFAIWIGMGVAGIAKLLQDYAKMKELPAAAITAGVCLLIPIQMVGQTWDDHDRSDRYVCRDFGQNYLMSLQEKGNPIIFTNGDNDTFPLWYNQETEGFRTDARTCNLSYLQTDWYIDQMKRPSYNSPSLPITWNRVEYVEGTNEYVSIRPEIKKQIDALYAQADSNAANPESKVDVRKEFGDNPYELKNILKYWVRSDKEGLRVIPTDSIVIKIDKEAVRRSGMKIPAALGDSIPDYMHISLKGKRALYKSELIMLEMLANANWERPIYMATTVGSENRLNMDNHFVQEGLALRFTPFDTQALGATVDSEKMYDNLMHKFKFGGIDKPGIYIDENTMRMCYTHRRIFTQLIAQLLKEGKKDKALKAAEYCEKMIPSFNVPYDYQNGSNNLAEAYYQLGQKAKADRIMNALANKSVEYLIWYLSMSDQQLTISSQEFVYHISVLDDEVKMMEKYGSKLAPHYSAKLDELYNMYAVRMKKK from the coding sequence ATGAAACAGTTCAAAACCGTTAACAACCTTGCGGGCTGGCTTACATTTATTATTGCCGCTACTGTCTATTGCCTAACAATAGAGCCCACAGCTAGTTTTTGGGACTGCCCAGAGTTTATCACCACAGGCTACAAGCTTGAAGTAGGACACCCACCTGGAGCGCCTTTCTTTATGTTAACGGCCAACCTTTTTACACAATTCGTCAACGATCCTTCGCTCGTAGCCAAGATGGTAAACTATATGAGCGCACTGATGAGTGGCACATGTATTCTATTCCTTTTTTGGAGCATCACTCACTTGGTACGAAAGTTGGTTGTTAAAGACGAAAATAATATCACACTTGGGCAGATGATAACCATCATCGGATCAGGACTAGTAGGCGCCTTGGTATATACCTTCAGCGATACTTTCTGGTTCAGCGCTGTAGAAGGCGAAGTATATGCATTCTCTTCTTTGTTCACAGCCCTGGTATTTTGGTTGATACTGAAATGGGAAGATGTAGCCGACCAACCGCATTCTGATCGTTGGATCATACTTATTGCCTACCTCACTGGTTTAAGTATCGGCGTTCACTTGCTGAACTTGCTCTGCTTACCCGCCATTGTTTTGGTATACTACTACAAGAAGAACCCCAATGCAAATGCCAAAGGTAGCCTTTTAGCTCTTTTAGGCTCAGGAGTTCTTGTGGCAGCTGTACTCTATGGCATCGTGCCCGGTGTCGTTAAAGTAGGTGGATGGTTTGAGTTGCTATTCGTCAATAGCTTTGGCATGCCTTTCAATGCAGGAGTTATTGTATACGTCATTATATTAGCCGCCGCTATTATATGGGGGGTATACGAAAGCTATACTGAAGGAAGTCGCACACGAATGAATATTTCTTTCCTTACCACCATAGCTCTGCTGGGCATACCTTTTTATGGTCATGGAGCGAGTAGCATTATCATTGGCCTCATCGTACTGGGAGCATTAGGCATCTACCTATTTGCAAAGCTAAACCAAAAATATCAGATCAGTGCACGCACCATGAATACAGCTTTGTTGAGCATGATGATGATTATGATTGGATACTCTTCATACGCACTAATCGTTATTCGTTCCATCGCTAATCCGCCAATGGATCAAAACTCACCTGAAGACATCTTCACTCTGGGCGAATATCTTGGGCGCGAACAATACGGCACACGCCCTCTATTCTATGGCCCCGCCTATTCATCACGTGTAGCCCTTGACAAACAAGACGGCTATTGCGTGCCTCACGAATCTGAAAGTGTAACCAAATACATCCGCAAAGAGAAAACATCAGCCACTGAAAAAGATAGCTATGTAGAAATACCCGGACGAGTAGAATACGAATATGCACAAAACATGTTCTTCCCACGTATGTATAGCAGTCAACATGCTACTCAATACAAACAATGGATGGACATCAAAGGCTATGACGTTCCTTACGATCAATGTGGTGAGATGGTGATGATAAACATGCCTACTCAGTGGGAAAATATAAAATTCTTTTTCTCTTATCAGATGAATTTCATGTACTGGCGCTACTTTATGTGGAACTTTGCCGGTCGACAGAATGACATTCAAAGCAGTGGAGAGATAGAGCACGGTAACTGGATTACCGGCATATCCTTTATAGACAACATGCTGGTAGGTAATCAACAACTCTTACCACAAGATTTGAAGAACAACAAAGGACACAATGTATTTTACTGTCTGCCTCTCTTGCTCGGAATCATTGGTTTGCTCTGGCAAGCCTATCGGGGGCAGAAAGGTGTTCAGCAGTTTTGGGTTGTATTCTTCTTATTCTTTATGACCGGAATAGCCATTGTGCTCTACCTCAACCAGACACCTAGTCAGCCGCGTGAACGAGACTATGCCTATGCAGGCTCTTTCTACGCCTTTGCTATCTGGATAGGTATGGGTGTGGCTGGTATTGCCAAGTTATTGCAAGACTATGCCAAGATGAAAGAACTACCGGCAGCAGCGATTACAGCAGGAGTTTGCTTACTAATACCCATTCAGATGGTAGGACAAACATGGGACGACCATGATCGTTCAGATCGTTATGTATGTCGTGACTTTGGGCAAAACTATCTGATGTCATTGCAAGAAAAAGGAAATCCAATCATCTTCACCAATGGCGATAATGATACCTTCCCATTGTGGTACAATCAAGAAACGGAAGGTTTCCGAACCGATGCGCGTACCTGCAATCTAAGCTACCTGCAAACAGACTGGTACATTGACCAAATGAAACGCCCCTCTTACAATTCTCCATCGTTGCCCATTACTTGGAATCGTGTAGAATACGTAGAAGGAACAAACGAATACGTATCTATTCGTCCGGAAATAAAAAAACAGATTGACGCCCTCTATGCACAAGCCGACTCTAATGCTGCTAATCCCGAATCAAAAGTAGACGTGCGCAAAGAGTTTGGTGATAACCCTTATGAATTGAAAAATATTCTGAAATATTGGGTACGCTCCGACAAAGAAGGATTGCGCGTCATACCAACGGATAGCATTGTGATCAAGATAGATAAAGAAGCCGTTCGACGTTCAGGCATGAAGATTCCTGCCGCTTTGGGCGATTCTATTCCTGACTATATGCATATCTCGCTAAAAGGCAAACGCGCACTGTATAAAAGTGAACTAATTATGCTTGAAATGCTAGCAAATGCTAATTGGGAACGCCCTATCTACATGGCAACCACAGTCGGTTCAGAAAACCGTCTGAATATGGACAACCATTTTGTACAAGAAGGCTTGGCACTTCGCTTTACACCGTTTGACACCCAAGCATTGGGTGCTACTGTAGATAGCGAAAAGATGTACGACAACTTAATGCATAAATTCAAGTTTGGCGGTATCGACAAGCCTGGCATTTACATTGATGAGAACACGATGCGTATGTGCTATACCCATCGTCGCATTTTCACTCAATTAATAGCACAATTACTGAAAGAGGGCAAAAAAGACAAAGCACTAAAAGCAGCTGAATATTGCGAAAAGATGATACCATCATTCAATGTTCCTTACGACTACCAAAATGGATCCAATAATTTGGCAGAAGCTTACTATCAACTTGGACAAAAAGCAAAAGCCGACAGGATAATGAATGCACTTGCCAACAAATCTGTGGAATATCTCATTTGGTACCTCAGTATGAGCGACCAACAGTTAACTATTTCAAGCCAAGAATTTGTTTATCACATCTCTGTGCTGGACGATGAAGTGAAAATGATGGAGAAATACGGCTCTAAATTAGCTCCTCATTACTCCGCAAAACTTGATGAACTGTACAATATGTACGCAGTGCGAATGAAAAAAAAATAA
- a CDS encoding polysaccharide deacetylase family protein, whose translation MFIEQPPQFFRALYPGALWRMDPNEKAVYLTFDDGPIPEVTPWVLDLLDKYDIKATFFMVGDNVRKHPEEYKMVVERGHRIGNHTFNHIRGFGFLTKNYMANADKANEVMQTDLFRPPHGHMRWMQYLALKRRYKIVMWDLVTRDYSKKLRGPQVLANVMKYARNGSIITFHDSVKSWNNIQYALPRSIEFLKEEGYEFKLL comes from the coding sequence ATGTTTATAGAGCAACCACCGCAATTTTTCCGGGCTCTGTATCCGGGTGCTCTATGGCGAATGGACCCAAATGAAAAGGCAGTATACCTGACTTTTGATGATGGGCCCATTCCCGAAGTAACACCTTGGGTACTCGACCTTCTTGATAAATATGATATTAAAGCCACCTTTTTTATGGTAGGCGATAACGTGCGTAAGCACCCAGAAGAATATAAAATGGTAGTGGAGCGAGGTCACCGCATAGGCAATCATACCTTTAACCACATTCGCGGCTTTGGATTTCTTACTAAGAACTACATGGCCAACGCAGATAAGGCAAATGAAGTAATGCAAACAGATCTCTTTCGTCCTCCACATGGACACATGCGCTGGATGCAATATCTGGCACTGAAGCGTCGATACAAGATAGTGATGTGGGATTTGGTAACACGAGACTACAGCAAGAAACTTCGTGGTCCTCAGGTGTTAGCCAATGTCATGAAATATGCCCGCAACGGCTCCATCATTACATTTCATGACTCTGTAAAATCGTGGAACAATATTCAATACGCCTTGCCACGCTCAATTGAATTCTTAAAAGAAGAAGGATACGAGTTCAAACTCTTATAG
- the queG gene encoding tRNA epoxyqueuosine(34) reductase QueG has product MEAKKAVQVSTIIDETATSIRDEYTNRIKAEALRLGFSACGIAPAEPITPEAEQHFKEWLSAGQQGEMAYMENNLEKRYDPRLLVEGTRSIVSVALNYYPQQQLHKDQYQFAWYAYGKDYHDVMREKMSALFSYINEQICPVSGRVFCDTAPVLDRYWAWRAGLGWIGKNTQLIIPRAGSTFFLGELFLNIELAYGTPQKNRCGNCNRCQQACPTQAFEAPYKLNATKCLSYLTIENRSEIPPQYASKMDGRIYGCDECQRVCPWTRFATPCTTPELQPSQDFMLMSKEDWHTLTEEQYRTLFKGSAVKRAKYSGLLRNIEAAESTNQI; this is encoded by the coding sequence ATGGAAGCTAAAAAAGCAGTGCAAGTTTCGACAATCATTGATGAAACTGCCACTTCAATTCGAGACGAATACACCAACCGGATAAAAGCCGAAGCCTTGCGCCTCGGCTTTTCTGCATGTGGCATAGCACCAGCTGAACCCATAACACCCGAAGCGGAACAACATTTCAAAGAATGGCTATCAGCAGGCCAGCAAGGAGAAATGGCCTATATGGAGAACAATCTGGAGAAACGATATGACCCGCGGCTATTGGTGGAAGGAACCCGTAGTATCGTGTCCGTAGCTCTCAATTACTATCCACAACAACAACTACACAAAGATCAATATCAGTTTGCCTGGTATGCTTATGGCAAGGACTACCATGACGTGATGCGAGAAAAGATGAGCGCACTCTTCAGTTACATCAACGAACAGATTTGCCCCGTAAGCGGTCGCGTCTTCTGTGATACAGCTCCTGTACTCGATCGCTACTGGGCTTGGCGCGCAGGACTCGGATGGATAGGCAAGAATACCCAACTCATCATCCCCCGTGCAGGATCCACTTTCTTTTTAGGAGAACTCTTCCTCAACATCGAGTTGGCTTATGGCACTCCACAAAAAAACCGTTGTGGCAATTGCAATCGTTGCCAACAAGCCTGCCCTACGCAAGCTTTTGAAGCTCCTTATAAACTCAACGCCACTAAATGCCTATCCTATCTTACTATCGAGAACCGCAGCGAAATCCCACCGCAATATGCGTCTAAAATGGATGGCAGAATCTATGGATGTGACGAATGCCAACGCGTCTGCCCCTGGACTCGCTTTGCCACACCTTGCACCACCCCTGAGCTACAACCTAGTCAAGACTTTATGCTAATGAGTAAGGAAGATTGGCATACACTAACCGAAGAACAATACCGTACCCTCTTCAAAGGAAGCGCCGTGAAGAGGGCTAAATATTCCGGTTTACTAAGAAATATTGAAGCAGCAGAGTCTACGAATCAGATCTAG
- a CDS encoding TlpA disulfide reductase family protein, with the protein MKLFITILFTLFSTIFSLSIKAQQTVKSETINIPVYNYTQLEPMLHPKADNDTTYIFNFWATYCIPCIKELPYFEQIGKEYASKKVKVVLISMDFKSKITSQVIPFIKKRKVQSPVIVLSDPDANSWIDKVNATWSGALPATLIVKGNSREFHEKSFTYDELQVLTIKFLKQ; encoded by the coding sequence ATGAAACTATTTATAACTATCCTCTTCACACTATTCTCCACCATTTTCTCGTTGAGCATTAAAGCTCAGCAGACAGTGAAATCTGAGACCATAAATATTCCTGTCTATAATTATACTCAATTGGAGCCTATGCTTCACCCAAAAGCTGACAATGATACTACTTACATTTTCAATTTTTGGGCTACCTACTGCATTCCCTGTATCAAAGAGCTGCCTTACTTCGAACAAATAGGGAAAGAATATGCTTCTAAAAAAGTAAAAGTTGTCCTGATTAGTATGGACTTCAAATCAAAAATAACCTCCCAAGTAATTCCTTTTATCAAGAAGCGAAAGGTGCAATCGCCTGTCATCGTATTGAGCGACCCCGACGCCAACAGTTGGATTGACAAGGTGAACGCAACATGGAGCGGGGCACTGCCTGCCACGTTGATAGTAAAAGGGAACAGCCGGGAGTTTCACGAAAAATCATTTACGTATGATGAACTTCAAGTATTAACAATTAAATTTTTAAAACAATGA
- a CDS encoding thioredoxin family protein, with the protein MKRIVLLITLVLAAFAGISAQGYKVGDTAADFKLKNVDNKMVSLADFSKAKGFIIVFTCNHCPYAKAYEQRIVALDKKYKAKGYPVIAINPNNPATVPADSFEEMQKRHKEAGFTFPYLFDNGQKIYPVYGATRTPHVFLLEKTKKGNVVRYIGAIDDNYEDASAVKTPYLANAVDALLAGKEVNPSSTKAIGCGIK; encoded by the coding sequence ATGAAACGTATCGTTCTTCTAATAACACTCGTTCTCGCTGCATTTGCAGGTATCTCTGCCCAAGGTTACAAAGTTGGTGACACTGCGGCCGATTTCAAACTAAAAAACGTTGATAACAAGATGGTTTCTCTGGCAGATTTCTCAAAAGCCAAAGGTTTTATCATTGTGTTTACATGCAACCACTGCCCATATGCAAAAGCCTATGAACAGAGAATCGTTGCTTTAGACAAAAAATATAAAGCCAAAGGTTATCCGGTAATTGCCATTAACCCTAACAATCCGGCGACTGTGCCTGCCGATAGTTTTGAAGAAATGCAGAAACGCCATAAAGAAGCCGGATTTACCTTTCCTTATCTGTTTGATAACGGACAAAAGATATATCCCGTATATGGTGCTACCCGCACACCCCATGTATTCTTGTTAGAGAAAACAAAGAAAGGGAATGTAGTTCGCTACATAGGTGCCATCGACGACAATTACGAAGATGCTTCAGCAGTGAAAACACCTTATCTAGCCAACGCAGTAGATGCTTTGCTAGCAGGGAAAGAAGTAAACCCCAGCTCTACCAAAGCAATTGGTTGCGGTATAAAATAA
- a CDS encoding histidine kinase, whose translation MERLKNIMLPVAMAVFLPVLHLFSNVEVFEFNLDVFHRWFLASVLLYFLWHLLERASHSRVKYRVLRIVIAVVVGSTFAYVFSTLLLFNAWEPIRWNLILKLFSVSALFLIVQRVLAANADIARLQLEKQEVQAENYRVQLLELRTRVDPHFLFNSLNTLRMMVRSKHPDSERFVMSLSDFYRQTLQYNESPTVALSEELGVLRSYLFLVESRNDGGVKVSMDIDEVSLGIYFIPTLSLQIVLENCFKHNSLSSTSPLLISITCADGIYLSVKNNIRPRLTETVPSGFGLANIAKRYRFLDVQGGVIVTHTDEAFEVRLKLIKR comes from the coding sequence ATGGAACGTTTAAAAAATATCATGTTACCTGTGGCAATGGCTGTCTTTTTGCCGGTATTGCACTTATTTTCTAATGTAGAGGTGTTTGAGTTTAACCTTGATGTCTTTCATCGATGGTTTTTAGCTTCAGTCTTGCTTTATTTTTTGTGGCATTTATTAGAAAGAGCATCTCATTCTCGAGTGAAATATAGAGTCTTACGGATTGTGATTGCTGTAGTAGTTGGATCTACTTTTGCTTATGTTTTCTCAACTCTTCTTCTTTTTAATGCATGGGAGCCTATTCGATGGAATCTGATATTAAAATTATTCTCAGTTTCGGCTCTATTTCTTATTGTACAGCGTGTGCTTGCGGCCAATGCTGATATTGCTCGTTTGCAACTCGAGAAGCAAGAAGTGCAGGCTGAAAATTATAGAGTACAGTTACTAGAGTTAAGAACAAGGGTCGATCCTCATTTCCTTTTCAATTCATTGAATACGTTGCGAATGATGGTCCGCAGTAAACATCCGGATTCGGAACGATTTGTTATGAGTTTATCCGACTTTTATAGGCAAACGCTCCAGTACAATGAATCTCCTACCGTTGCACTATCTGAGGAGTTGGGCGTTTTGAGATCTTATTTATTCTTAGTTGAATCTAGAAATGATGGAGGAGTGAAAGTTTCGATGGATATTGATGAAGTATCTTTAGGTATCTATTTTATTCCGACACTTAGCCTACAGATTGTGCTCGAAAATTGTTTTAAGCACAATAGCTTGTCATCAACTAGTCCACTATTAATTTCTATTACCTGCGCTGATGGAATATATCTCTCTGTGAAGAACAATATACGGCCAAGACTAACCGAAACAGTACCATCGGGTTTTGGTCTAGCTAACATAGCTAAGCGCTATCGCTTCTTAGACGTGCAAGGTGGAGTAATAGTGACACATACCGACGAAGCGTTTGAAGTAAGGCTGAAATTAATTAAAAGATGA
- a CDS encoding DUF4861 domain-containing protein, producing the protein MKKFLYLLMGAFFIASCVESKTVVTVTVANPTAFDRDNEMVEVAMGEVANRLKLADTAQIVVLNADGQQVPYQITYDEKLIFQANVKADGVATYTVQAGTPEVFGVKACGKYYPERVDDVAWENDLVAFRTYGPALQATGEKAYGYDVWAKRATTDPVVEARYAMELNPATLAKIDSLKTIAPEASKALRAETSYHVDHGNGLDCYKVGPTLGGGTAALMAGDTIIYPYCYKTQEILDNGPLRFTVKLVYNPLTVKGDAAVVETRVITLDAGSYMNKAVIAYSNLKEAIPVATGIVLHEPDGQVVADAKNGYITYVDPTDNVNNDNGKIFVGAAFPAYVKEAKSVLFSAKEKAERGGADGHVLAISDYEPGSDYTYYWGAAWSKAGIKDAAGWNKYVASYAQKVRNPLTVTIK; encoded by the coding sequence ATGAAAAAGTTTTTATATTTATTGATGGGCGCTTTTTTTATAGCCTCGTGCGTTGAAAGCAAAACCGTGGTAACAGTAACGGTAGCTAACCCTACTGCTTTCGATCGTGACAACGAGATGGTAGAGGTGGCGATGGGCGAGGTTGCTAACAGATTGAAGTTAGCCGACACTGCTCAGATTGTGGTACTCAATGCTGATGGGCAACAAGTTCCCTATCAGATTACGTATGATGAAAAACTAATCTTTCAGGCAAACGTGAAAGCCGATGGTGTGGCTACTTATACCGTTCAGGCAGGTACGCCCGAAGTTTTTGGTGTAAAAGCTTGTGGCAAGTATTATCCTGAGCGTGTGGACGATGTGGCTTGGGAGAACGATCTTGTTGCTTTTCGCACTTACGGCCCTGCCTTGCAAGCTACGGGAGAAAAAGCTTACGGATATGACGTATGGGCGAAACGTGCTACTACCGACCCTGTTGTTGAGGCTCGTTATGCGATGGAACTTAATCCGGCCACATTGGCAAAGATAGATAGTTTAAAAACGATTGCTCCTGAAGCATCTAAAGCTCTTCGTGCGGAAACGTCTTATCATGTAGATCATGGTAATGGTTTGGATTGTTATAAGGTAGGTCCTACGCTCGGTGGCGGAACGGCAGCTTTGATGGCGGGTGATACCATCATCTATCCGTATTGCTATAAAACACAAGAAATTCTGGATAATGGCCCGCTACGTTTTACGGTGAAGCTGGTTTATAATCCTTTGACAGTGAAAGGTGATGCTGCTGTTGTAGAAACTCGTGTCATCACCCTTGATGCGGGTTCGTATATGAACAAAGCCGTTATCGCTTACTCGAACCTCAAAGAGGCAATTCCGGTAGCTACAGGAATCGTTCTTCATGAGCCTGACGGACAAGTGGTCGCTGATGCTAAGAATGGCTATATCACTTACGTTGACCCTACAGATAACGTGAACAATGATAACGGCAAGATTTTTGTAGGAGCTGCTTTCCCCGCCTATGTAAAAGAAGCTAAGTCTGTGCTTTTCTCTGCTAAGGAAAAAGCCGAAAGAGGAGGAGCCGACGGACATGTACTTGCCATCAGTGACTATGAACCCGGTTCAGACTATACTTACTATTGGGGTGCTGCTTGGAGTAAGGCCGGCATCAAAGATGCTGCAGGTTGGAATAAATATGTGGCTAGCTACGCCCAAAAGGTGCGCAATCCATTAACAGTGACCATCAAGTAA
- a CDS encoding gluconate 5-dehydrogenase, translating into MVNFSLEGKVALVTGAAYGIGFSIATGFAKAGATIVFNDIKQELVDKGLAAYTAEGIKAHGYVCDVTNEDGVNAMVAQIEKEVGVIDILVNNAGIIKRIPMIEMSAAEFRQVIDIDLNGPFIVSKAVIPSMIKKGHGKIINICSMMSELGRETVSAYAAAKGGLKMLTRNIASEYGEFNIQCNGIGPGYIATPQTAPLRETQADGSRHPFDSFIIAKTPAARWGTPEDLMGPAVFLASEASDFVNGHVLYVDGGILAYIGKQPK; encoded by the coding sequence ATGGTAAATTTTTCATTAGAAGGTAAGGTTGCGCTTGTAACAGGTGCTGCTTACGGCATCGGATTTTCTATTGCAACCGGATTTGCTAAGGCAGGTGCCACTATTGTGTTCAATGATATCAAACAGGAATTGGTAGACAAAGGCTTGGCTGCTTATACTGCTGAAGGTATTAAAGCTCATGGATACGTATGCGACGTAACTAACGAAGATGGCGTAAACGCTATGGTAGCTCAAATTGAAAAAGAAGTAGGCGTAATTGATATCTTGGTTAACAATGCCGGTATCATTAAACGTATCCCGATGATTGAAATGAGTGCTGCAGAATTCCGTCAAGTGATTGATATCGATCTTAATGGTCCGTTTATCGTGTCAAAAGCGGTTATTCCTTCAATGATTAAGAAAGGTCATGGCAAGATTATTAATATCTGCTCTATGATGAGTGAACTTGGCCGCGAAACGGTTTCTGCTTATGCGGCAGCCAAAGGTGGTTTGAAGATGCTTACCCGTAACATTGCTTCAGAATATGGTGAGTTTAATATCCAGTGTAACGGCATCGGCCCTGGTTACATTGCTACTCCGCAAACAGCTCCATTGAGAGAAACACAAGCTGATGGCTCACGTCATCCTTTCGATTCTTTCATCATCGCTAAAACTCCTGCTGCCCGTTGGGGAACTCCCGAGGATCTTATGGGACCTGCTGTGTTCTTGGCATCAGAAGCATCCGATTTTGTAAACGGTCATGTACTCTACGTAGATGGAGGTATCTTGGCTTACATCGGCAAACAGCCTAAGTAA